In Onychostoma macrolepis isolate SWU-2019 chromosome 17, ASM1243209v1, whole genome shotgun sequence, the DNA window TTTTTCCAGTAGTCACATCATTGAAATCAAGGGTAAtctttgaatgtgtgtgtttcctgAGTTGTATCCTAATTAGAagataaaaaaatgtaactgaTTAAAGGTTTAATTAGGTATTTGGCATACTTTTACTCCAGACAGAGTATATTCCCACATGTTCTGTGCGGTAGGTCTATCTTTATACCATAATTACCAAGATTTTTTACATATTCCCACTGTGGCCTTCCTGTAGATACACAGTCAGCTTTCCTCAGGCATAATGACATTTGAATGATTTGTTTTGTCATTGATTCATATGGAGGGAAAGTTTGAGTTATGTATGCATGGACTGCAAAAGCTATGGACTGGATAtgacaaaaatatacattatttaattttttttttttacacaggcTGTTTTTTCATGGATATATTTATGTGCCTATTATTATGTTTTGCAGATCAACCCTGGTTCCACACAAGCATCAGCGACACAATACACTGATGCTCAGAATCAAGGTTACAGCAGCAGTTCAGCAAACACTCAGGTACCACATCAACTACCACATAATCTTTGTTCATAATCTCACATTTGGAGAAGTTGTGGTGAGCTGTATAAAGTAGCTCAAATGTCTGAAATCTTAAAATATGGGTATCTGCATGCTCCTCAGTTCctcaaatgaaatgtaaagcaGGTATCTGTAAAAATAAGTAGCCACAACCAGCCAAAAAAAAACGCTATTCAAATAACAGTTTTGCTTCCTCATTTTCACAGCCAACTTTTACTAGAAATCCACACTCATTTAAGGAGAGTTCTGGTGAGCATAACATGCACAAAGCCCCTATGTGTCATCTGCAGTTGAAATCCATTTCCTGTGAAAGCAGGAGAATGAGAGTAAATGGGCCTCATTATAGCTCGGGACATTAGGCATGAAGaactgtctctctttctctctcttgttCTCTCTGCGGCTGTTTCTCAAGTAGGCTGTCAGATGTTCACACTTTGTGTTGTGCACATCGTCATTGTGCATGCAATAGTGTTTAAATGCTTAGCCATTTTTAGCAGTTTGCAGATAGATACGTCAGATCCATCTCaccattaaacattaaactaaaccattaaagggatactccaccccaaaatgaaaattttgtcattaatcacttacccccatgtcgttccaaacccgtaaaagcttcgttcgtcctcggaacacaatttaagatattttggatgaaaaccaggaggtttgggactgtcccattgactgccaagtaaattacactgtcaaggcacagaaaagtataaaaaaaaaaaaacatcgccaaaatagtccatctgccatcagtggttccaTCTGCATttaatgaagcgacgagaatactttttgtacgcaaagaaaataaaaagaatgacatttattcaacaattcgtctcctctctgcGTCAGCGTAGCGCCGTTTTGAAAagcatccgatggacgcaaagtgtgtacgctattctctgtcatcagtaacgcatggatacgctgtttccgttcaaatcaaagtgtaaataaacgtacaatacgtatccatgcgttactgatgacagagaatagtgtacacactttgcgtccatcggagacgaattgttgaataaatgtcgttatttttattttctttgcgtacaaaaagtattctcgccGCTTCATAAAGTTctgattgaaccactgatggcagatggactattttggcaatgttttttttttaatacttttctgtgccttgacagtgtaatttacttggcagtcaatgggacagtcccaaacctcccggttttcatctaaaatatcttaaattgtgggTTTTGTGGGTTTGAcaaaatttgacaaaaaaaaagtgattaatgacaaaattttcattttggggtggagtatccttTTAAACAGGCTCACCATCTATAGACATTTTTGGCAGAATTttagaaaaactaaattcagGACAATgcctaataatatatatatatatatatatatatatatatatatatatatatatatatatatatatatatatatatatatatatatatatatatatatatatatatatttatttatttatttatttatttatttaaaccagTGAAATAGTCACTACCAGTAAACATTTGGACACATTTGTAAGTTCTTCATGATCTTAATAgccttatgttttaaaaaaatgtttgtgctGAAATACTTGATATTACTCATGTAGACAAATATAAACATATGAAATTTCTTTACGAAatcaaaatttctatttttaaaatattttatatatttattttattatttttagctttGTTACTTATTTCTTTTTACTTAGTAGTTAAAATAGTAGAAAATTGTTCAACATTTTTTGGTTGTCACGATATTGCCATTCTTCCATTTGTgttatttcattgttttgtaTCATTATAAGAAGTTTACAACTAATAATATTAAAGAATAATTAAGTGTGTCCAGAATGGACTGGTACTGAATATGgattccaaaaaaacaaacatgtttttgcTATAATCTGTGGCTTTTatgtgatcatttaaaaaaaaaaaaaaaagatgcttaaattataaaattaattctatataaataataattattattattaaaaaataatgataatactattattaaatatctaGTAAAGGCTATTAAATTATTTGGTTTTATGATTACATTCAATTACATTCGGCAGGAGATTTAACTGTACACATTGGATGGCCATATACTGAGTTTACCTCCAAGAGATGAAGCCCTTGCAAGAAATTGAGCAAATGGTACAAGTAGTGAAATGACGTATCTAACAACTTAATGTTTCTGTCAGCCTTCAATGACTCGGTGACATTTAGAGTGATCCACAACACCAAAGTACTAATAACGATAAACACATGAGTAATGTTGTGCTCAGGGAAAATTGGTATAGACGGTCTTAATTGGTGAGTCCAGGAAGCGAGACAAATGGTTTTGCGTGGCTGGAAGTTAGTTTTTAGCAGCATCAAGGTCAGGTCTATTGATGGAATTGGCCATTAAGTCTTAGACTAATGGACAGAGATGGACTCAAGAGCCTTTGGCCTTTTAGTTCTTAAAGCACATCCAGGCCTTTTGTAGCGGATTTGAGAGAACTATATTTTTATACCGTATATTCAATTAATGTGACCATTGGCCATTTATACAAGAAGAGTAACTCATATATTGTTGTTATTGACTTTTTCATTATGAATGAACATAATAATGGTTTCTGCAAACATTTTCTACGTTTTGTGAATCTTAATAAAGAGAGgttatttggttttgtttttagttGTGTGGTTCATGGTTTAAAGTAACCTTTAAAATAGCAGGGCGACTCTCATTATTGCTGCtttaattcaaatgtttatAATTCGTTCCATAACATGTGCTTATACTGAGTGAGTACATATTAAAATCGTGTACACTAGAAAAACAACTAAAATGCCAGCAAGAACTAATCATTTCATGCTTTAAGGCAAATGTTAAAAGTTGAGTATGTGTTATTAGTAATCTTGAAAATATCTTTACAGGAATATCTTTAGTACTGAAATATCAACACTGCGTTAGTTTTAGGTGACCTTGGCCTGTCTGTTGTTTTGTATGTTATAGGTCAGATATGGTGTCATGGGAGAATGGAGACACACAAGCAAATATTATGTGAGAATTTGAATATGAACAAGGCCGTAGCATTTTGTTTATATGGCCAACCCGGCAAGAGTGAATCGCTGTAATCTAGTTGCAACAAATGACTGATATTTATGGAACCTATAAAAGGAAGTGGGTGGAACCTGATGTTCCTGAAACTGTAGTGTATTTGGTTATTCATCATTTGAGCAGACACTTGACTTTAAATGGGTCATGCAAGGAATAGTTCCAGCACTGGTAGGGGAAAAGCTGATATAGAATCcactttaaacttaaaataacaacCTGTATAATTTAGGCAACCTCAATACCTACAAAATGGCAAAGCAAATGCCTTGAGGGGTCAGCATGGATgtagatttgttcaaaagaatgatttaatgttttattttatgtgccTGTAGGGGGTTAATGGGAATGAGGCTTGGACTGCCACGGCATGGTCCAACAACAACCCTGCGGACAACTGGAACTACGCTGAACAGGAACCAGCAGGCAATAATGGTAAGTGGAAAACATTTACGGTACAATCtccattaaacattttatgattatctgtctatatatctatacttctgttcaaaagtttggggtctgtaagatttttatccaaagaaatgaataattgtaggaaggggtgggcgatataacAGTAAACACGATTAACCAGTATAAATATGACAACCGGTAGATTTTGGTCTATcgtctctaacatggttacagGCTCACATGACATTTCTGTGCTAAGTGGTCAATTcggtttaaaaaattattttaaaccactgaaatgcaatcagcagcgaaaaaaaagtcatttcacTATATGCACATTTTGCTGTTTGAAAGACTGTTTCTGAGCGCTGTTAGAGAGAACGCGGGAGTATTATTCGTAGGAGTAACGTTATTTTTGCCGCATAAGGTCTTTATGATTTTGATATCataaagaccttatttaaagcaaaaatatctaGGCCTATATTGTGATCTATATCGttatcatgaaataaaattactaaaatgtgaaataaaattttggtcatatcgctcACCCCTACTTTTAGTAAAGTGTATGCAGGAGAAGTGCatattcaaacttttgaatggaagcCATATAACCTAGCTCAAGTTTAACTTGCTCCTGTTGTGAAAGTGTATAGTGACGTATTTGTTATTAGGGCACATGTACATATTATAACATTAGCAATGTTGCTGCTTTAATGTCTACAGCATGTGGGATATTCATGTTGTCTCTGTTATCTGCTTTGTTATGAGAACTTTGATTCTCTTCTAGCATATCATAGATAAAGTCATAAATAAGCCCTTTATGTACTTTAGGTAGCCAAGTACTGTATGTGAAAGTAAGTGGATCTTTTCATTAGTATGGTATAGCCATCACTACAGTTGTTCTGAAACATGCTTCCCACAGCGAGAGTGGTATATTCACATTTGCACAAGGAAGCAGAACCTTTTCTGGCCCCTCCAAATGCATTCCAGTATGaatacccttgtgaaaaagaagtacaccTTAGCATACTCATAAAAAATTGTGCATAATGGACATCATTCAAAATTGCTTCGACTATCTTTTTAGAACATGGTAAAAATGCATTGCTGGATCTTCTGAATCAGTATCTTGGAACACAGAGGTTCTCTTGTATGGCCTCCTAGTATAAGTAGGAAATATTACTGTAAGCAGGAAAAAGGATGTTAGTTATGGTAatacttttgaaaaatgtaaatgcattttgtgtaaaaattgTGTCAGTATTTTGATATACACCAAAGTTTAGTTTTTCAGTATGTTATTTACTGTGTGTGATGGTGATTGTTGTGTCATGTGACTGTAGGTTCTGTCTATTCATTTGATGAGGAATGGGACGATGATTCTGATGATGGAAAGTCGACAGTCGGTTATGGAGGTTCACAGATGGAAGAGGGCGGAACCATGCAGCGGGGCGGGGCTCACTCTACTATGAAAATATCCCTCAACaagtaatgttttagttttgattACTgccaatattaatatttcatcaataaaataaactttaaaaatgctCATCCCATCTTTTCCCATAGGTTTCCAGGGTTCTCCAAGACCCCAAATCCAGAGGTGTATCTGCTTACCAAGAACATAGCTAAAGGAAATGACAAACTGCCAATTTATGTAAGTTATTTGTCTTTGTCATGTGATTTGATTTGATCCCATGCCTGAAGATTGATTAGATAGTTAGTTATTCTCTGTAACAGAATAATTAAACAACCTTGGGTTTGTTTTAAGTGGTATGGTGAATGGATACATTAACATGTTTCTGATTCATTGAGAAAAAAGCTGAATGTTTATTTTGCAGACGGGTGAGGTGGGTCCAGTATGGTTCTATCCACAAATTCAGTTAGATTGTGTGGTGGCTGATCCCAAAAAGGGGTCAAAAATGTACGGCCTGAAGAGCTACATCGAATACCAGATCACACCTAATGTAAGTTCCTTTGAAGCACTTCTCAGGACTGCTTAAAAAATATTGACTTACTGTAATTGTTTTGCTAACGGGTCttggtttatttttatgtttaactATTTTTTTCAGACTACAAACAGACCGGTCAATCACAGATACAAACATTTTGACTGGTTATATGAGAGGCTGGTAGAGAAGTTTGCCTGTGCTCTGCCAATCCCATGTCTACCTGACAAACAAGTTACAGGTGAGCAAAGCAAAAAAGTTACAGTGATATCTCTGGTCACTTTAGAAAagcttcttgttttttttttaatagtcaccaataaaaagtgttttttcctGGTAGACTTCATAGCATCTGTCTTCTGTTTTTTCTTTAGGCCGATTTGAAGAGGAATTTATCAAAATGCGCATGGAACGCCTGCAGGGCTGGATGTCCCGCATGTGCCGGCATCCGGTGATCTCAAACAGCGAAGTTTTCCAGCTCTTCCTTAACTACAAAGATGAGAAGGTGCGtttgttaaaatatgtaaaatagtAATGGACATGTAGTTTTATATACTGAGTTAAATACATAGTCAGACAATAGATATTACAGCTTGAATATCTGTTCTGTTCTGAGTATTGCCGTCTGTTTGCTGATTTTGAGATCACATCCTTTAGAAGTGTGTTATACATTAACTTTGACTAGAGAATAGTTAAGTTCAGCATggcagttgtgtgtgtgtgggagtgtTGTGAGTcgtgttttatttgtttctttcagGAGTGGAAACTAGGGAAGCGGAaagcagagaaagatgaaatAGTGGGAGTGAAAGTCTTTTCCACCATAGATCCAGAGCTCCCAGAGTTAGATCCTGGTCAAGTGTGAGATAATATATAACTTccttaattacttttttctaaaatttttaattcatagtttttaattatgtaaaaatgattgtccgttatttatatattttaatattaataatcatttaaaactgTTGTAATTACGAATTATGGttagttaaaatatatatatatgtgtatataatgccattcaaacgtttggggtcggtaagaatTTTCttgtcaaaagtgacagtaatgacTGTTCCTTTTCAGTCACTCCAAGTCAAGTCGGTGACCGAATTGGGATCTCACCAGAGAGACCagtccacttcgagtgtaacttaacgagccaatggacactGATTTTGCGGTATTTTGCATCTGTCTGCCACACCCGCGGgtataagaggcagcaggtgcaccgcattaattcatcttTTTGCTTCGGAACCGAGCGGTGGTGCATCACTACTGGTCTTCCCTCCTTCGAGTGATTGCAGAGACGAGTGCGGGCGTTACGGCGCAGCAGCGGTGGTCGTTTTCTcacaggagaaaaaaaagatcGTCTTCTTGCGTGCTTAAGCACTAAAAGAGCAACATGGGCGATcatgtctttttaaagatgccttatcacccgtgcgtttctgggtgtggtcgtttcctggcgcctcaggatggtcacgatcgctgcctcatgtctgggcattcagcacgctgaggaagcttttgtggatggttcatgttcttcttgtggggacatgaccatctcggagttgcataAAAGACTCCACTATGTCAAACATGGCAGAGTCCCTCTGCCGCAATCCAGCATTCGTCCCGGCACCCGGGGCAGCGCTGCGTCTGGTGGAGTCAGAGTTGATTTGAGGATCACGGTAAGGGCTTCCCCAAGTGGAGTTCCCCACCCCTCAAGCACTCCGCAGCCGGTGGAGCTGCCGAAGGAGTGCGCTGGGCCCTCAGCTGAACAGAGTGCACCACGTGTTTCCTTCGGTGCCCCCTCTGACGACCAGATGTCGATCGCTGTATCAGGGGTGAGCCTTCTCTCTCAGGGGATTACGACCCAGCTGCGTTGCTCCCTTTGGGTGTGGTAGCGTTGTccgagccagacccagagatgacgGCCATGCTTTCCGGGCTGCCGAGAATGTCGGGCTCATGTGGAATCCTTCACGGTGTCCTGATCCTTCGAGCCTACATGAATGGTTTCTCGGTGGGGAAGTCCCCGCTTCATGTCGTCACACGCTGGGCTGTCACAAGCCTCAAGCCGGGTTCCTGCGTTTCCTCCCGCACGAGGAGGAATCAGGTGAGTGTTACACTTCATACCCAGACCCCGCCCCCTGCCGTCACAGGCCCCGGGCCGGGTCCCTGTGTTTCACCACGCTGCCCCACCGTGGGTACGTTGGTGGCCCCGTTGGTTCCGCTGGCATGGTCTCTCGGAGCCTGGCTAGCGCTCCCCAGTCCGTCCCGGTGGCTCCTgcggaccatcagactcggctacgcgattcagttcgcccggcaTCCCCCCCCAAGTTCAGGGGCATccggttcacttcagtcaaggcatgaaaaaaaaaaaaaattttggatCTGCGAGTTTTGAACCGTGTGCTTCCCGAGATgccgttcaagatgttgacgcagaaacACATTTTCGGGTGCATCCGTCCACAAGactggtttgcagcgatcgaacCTGAAGGAtgcgtactttcatgtcttgATCCTCCCGCaacacaggccattcctgcgattCGCGTTCGAGGGTCGagggcatatcagtacaaggtcctgccctttGAGCTGTCCCTGTCGCCTCGTGTCTTTACCAAAGTAGTAGAGGCAGCCCTTGTTCCCTTGAGAGAACAGGGGATGCGCATCCTCAActatctcgacgactggctGATACTCTGTTACAGAGGACGgcagaaggggaaggctgtctccaagcagaggatggcccactggatagtggatgccatcaccttggcctatgaagcacaaggtgtgccctgcccgctcAGGCTGTGTGCTctccactaggggtgtcgcatcGTCCTGGGCGTTGGCTCATGTTGCCTCACTAGCAGACACCTGTAGAGCTGCCGGCTGGGCGACTCCTAACACGTTTGCTAGGTTCTATAGCCTGCGTGTCGAACTGGTTTCctctgtgttctcacctcaaacgggtacTGGCACTGAGAGGCCCGGTTCAGAGTCGGCTTGCGGCGTCCTTACgcctaattctccagagagttccCTAACTGGGCAAACCCTGTCAagtcctccagcactccggcGGCCAGACGTGGCGGAGCGTCCGGCGCCAGGCCTGTCAGCtaatgaattcttgaaatctggtgtgaggctagtgcccatatgagTGGCCCTGtgggatcccatatgtgtatttcCACGGTACAGTTACTAGGGCCGTGTTTCCCCTGGCATTCTGCCATCTCTAAATAATGCAGCCTGagccatctcagagacttccatgtgcattggggccctacggggttacttcacatgAGTAAATGTCACTTAACCCCctctgggaggaggtgactccACAGTGTGCCTCTTCCAGGTGGAAGGGCATcctttcccagtgttatccaagtcctactgtTGGGTTGCTCGAGGAACTGCAgtagttgaccttctctgtgtagagccaggtcctatcgtctgccttataggaaggTCCAGGGGgcctacacagggcactggaGGGGCAACTCCTGTGgcgctttggtagggatcccaattcgtcggtcaccgacgtgactcggagtgaccgactgaaagggaacgtccctgaaggagggaatggagacgtcacgtcccgtCACCACAGTCGCTGTACCACAGCTGAGCTGCCgggtcaccggctcggctcctcagcaaaaacattaattaatgtggTGCACCTGCTGCTTTCTTATACCCGCGCTGCGGGGTGTGGCAGCCAGATGCGAAATaccgcatgccaatgtccattggctcgtttagttacactcaaagtggattggtctctctggcaaGGTCCCAATTCGTCAGTCACCAACGTGACGTCTCTGTTCCCACCCTTCAGGGAACGTGGGTTACATACGGAACGGAGACattgtta includes these proteins:
- the snx9a gene encoding sorting nexin-9a, with amino-acid sequence MAVKAQVLYDFTSEPGNNELSVQEGEILTVTNQNVGGGWVEARNSRGNVGLVPEDYIEINPGSTQASATQYTDAQNQGYSSSSANTQGVNGNEAWTATAWSNNNPADNWNYAEQEPAGNNGSVYSFDEEWDDDSDDGKSTVGYGGSQMEEGGTMQRGGAHSTMKISLNKFPGFSKTPNPEVYLLTKNIAKGNDKLPIYTGEVGPVWFYPQIQLDCVVADPKKGSKMYGLKSYIEYQITPNTTNRPVNHRYKHFDWLYERLVEKFACALPIPCLPDKQVTGRFEEEFIKMRMERLQGWMSRMCRHPVISNSEVFQLFLNYKDEKEWKLGKRKAEKDEIVGVKVFSTIDPELPELDPGQVEQKYEMYSQFTRSMENSVKELLAVGHLHWKRCTGPLQKEYRQIGKAFQNLSSSFNTSAYPRESTLTEALTATGKTYEEIAELVAGQPKKDLHFLMETNNEYKGLLGCFPDTVAVHKAAIDKVKEADHLVTMNKICQQDKHIMEKNLSTMSYALQAEMNHFHSNRIYDYNRLMQFYLEEQVKFYETIAEKLKKVLGQYTTI